Proteins found in one Saccharopolyspora phatthalungensis genomic segment:
- a CDS encoding ATP-binding cassette domain-containing protein — protein MATRTNTQSPALHVADSHDLIRVHGARENNLKDVSIEIPKRRLTVFTGVSGSGKSSLVFATIAAESQRLINETYSAFVQGFMPTLPRPEVDVLEGLTTAIIVDQQRMGADARSTVGTATDANAMLRILFSRLGRPHIGSPNAFSFNVPSVRASGAITVERGAGKTVRQTFTRTGGMCPRCEGRGTVSDIDLTQLYDDSKSIAEGAFTIPGWKSDSWWTVRVYAESGFLDPDKPIRKYTKKEMQDFLYREPTKVKVEGVNLTYEGLIPKVQKSFLSKDKEALQPHIRAFVERAVTFTDCPECDGTRLSEAARSSKIKGINIADACAMQISDLAEWVRGLDEPSVAPLLAALHHTLESFVEIGLGYLSLDRPSGTLSGGEAQRTKMIRHLGSSLTDATYVFDEPTTGLHPHDIQRMNDLLLRLRDKGNTVLVVEHEPETIAIADHVVDLGPGAGTAGGTVCFEGPVEGLRASGTITGRHFDDRAALKETVRTPTGMLEIRGATTHNLRKVDVDIPLGVLAVVTGVAGSGKSSLVHGSVPADSGVVSIDQAAIRGSRRSNPATYTGLLDPIRKAFAKANGVKPALFSANSAGACPNCNGAGVIHTDLTMMTGVTTTCEECEGKRFEASVLDHHLGGLDISEVLAMSVTEAEEFFGAGEARTPAAHRILGRLADVGLGYLSLGQPLTTLSGGERQRLKLAVQMAEKGGVYVLDEPTTGLHLADVEQLLGLLDRLVDSGKSVIVIEHHQAVMAHADWIIDLGPGAGHDGGRIVFEGTPADLVAARSTLTGEHLAAYVGT, from the coding sequence ATGGCCACGAGGACGAACACGCAGTCGCCTGCGCTGCACGTTGCCGACAGCCACGATCTGATCCGCGTGCACGGCGCGCGCGAGAACAACCTCAAGGACGTCAGCATTGAGATCCCCAAGCGCCGGCTGACGGTGTTCACCGGCGTCTCCGGCTCGGGCAAGAGCTCTCTGGTGTTCGCCACGATCGCCGCGGAGTCGCAGCGGCTGATCAACGAGACTTACAGCGCTTTCGTGCAGGGCTTCATGCCGACGCTGCCGCGGCCCGAAGTCGACGTACTCGAAGGGCTGACCACCGCGATCATCGTCGACCAGCAGCGGATGGGGGCCGACGCCCGCTCCACGGTCGGCACCGCCACCGACGCCAACGCGATGCTGCGCATCCTCTTCAGCCGACTCGGCAGGCCGCACATCGGCTCGCCCAACGCGTTCTCCTTCAACGTCCCCTCGGTCCGAGCAAGCGGTGCGATCACGGTCGAACGCGGTGCCGGCAAGACCGTGCGGCAGACCTTCACCCGCACCGGCGGCATGTGTCCGCGCTGTGAAGGCCGGGGCACGGTCTCCGATATCGACCTCACCCAGCTCTACGACGACTCCAAGTCGATCGCCGAGGGCGCGTTCACCATCCCCGGCTGGAAGTCGGACAGCTGGTGGACAGTGCGGGTCTACGCCGAGTCGGGCTTCCTCGACCCGGACAAGCCGATCCGCAAGTACACCAAGAAGGAGATGCAGGATTTCCTCTACCGGGAGCCGACCAAGGTGAAGGTCGAGGGCGTGAACCTCACCTACGAGGGGCTGATCCCGAAGGTCCAGAAGTCGTTTCTGTCCAAGGACAAGGAGGCGCTGCAACCGCATATCCGGGCGTTCGTGGAGCGGGCGGTGACGTTCACCGACTGCCCTGAGTGCGATGGCACCCGGCTCAGCGAGGCGGCCAGGTCGTCGAAGATCAAGGGGATCAACATCGCCGACGCCTGCGCGATGCAGATCAGCGACCTGGCCGAATGGGTCCGCGGCCTGGACGAGCCGTCGGTGGCGCCGCTGCTGGCCGCGCTGCACCACACACTTGAGTCGTTCGTGGAGATCGGGCTGGGTTACCTTTCTCTCGACCGGCCGTCGGGCACGCTGTCGGGCGGCGAGGCGCAGCGCACCAAGATGATCCGCCACCTCGGTTCCTCGCTGACCGACGCCACCTACGTCTTCGACGAGCCCACCACGGGCTTGCACCCCCATGACATCCAGCGGATGAACGACCTGCTGCTGCGGCTGCGGGACAAGGGCAACACGGTGCTGGTCGTGGAGCACGAGCCGGAGACGATCGCGATCGCCGACCACGTCGTCGACCTGGGCCCCGGCGCTGGCACGGCGGGCGGCACCGTCTGTTTCGAGGGCCCTGTCGAGGGGCTGCGGGCCAGCGGCACCATCACCGGCCGCCATTTCGACGACCGGGCCGCCCTCAAGGAGACGGTGCGCACCCCCACCGGCATGCTGGAGATCCGTGGCGCGACGACGCACAACCTGCGCAAGGTCGACGTCGACATCCCGCTCGGGGTGCTTGCCGTCGTCACCGGGGTCGCCGGTTCTGGCAAGAGCTCGCTCGTGCACGGATCGGTCCCCGCCGACTCGGGTGTGGTGTCGATCGACCAGGCCGCGATCCGCGGCTCGCGGCGCAGCAACCCGGCGACCTACACCGGACTGCTCGACCCGATCCGCAAGGCCTTCGCGAAGGCCAACGGCGTGAAGCCGGCGCTGTTCAGCGCCAACTCCGCGGGCGCCTGCCCCAACTGCAACGGCGCCGGCGTCATCCACACCGACCTGACGATGATGACCGGCGTCACCACGACCTGCGAGGAATGTGAGGGCAAGCGGTTCGAGGCATCGGTGCTGGACCACCACCTCGGCGGCCTCGACATCAGCGAGGTGCTCGCGATGTCGGTGACCGAGGCCGAGGAGTTCTTCGGCGCAGGCGAGGCGCGCACGCCGGCCGCGCACCGCATCCTCGGCCGGCTCGCCGACGTCGGGCTCGGCTACCTCAGCCTCGGCCAGCCGCTCACCACGCTGTCCGGCGGCGAGCGGCAGCGGCTCAAGCTGGCCGTCCAGATGGCTGAGAAGGGCGGCGTCTACGTGCTCGACGAGCCGACCACCGGCCTGCACCTCGCCGATGTCGAGCAGTTGCTGGGCCTGCTCGACCGGCTCGTCGACTCCGGCAAGTCGGTCATCGTCATCGAGCACCACCAGGCGGTCATGGCCCACGCCGACTGGATCATCGACCTCGGCCCGGGCGCCGGGCACGACGGCGGCCGGATCGTCTTCGAGGGCACGCCCGCTGACCTCGTCGCCGCCCGCTCCACCCTGACCGGCGAGCACCTCGCGGCCTACGTCGGCACCTGA
- the mug gene encoding G/U mismatch-specific DNA glycosylase: protein MTGNRPSAQELAAAEGARIPDVLSPGLRVLFCGINPGLWSGATGFHFARPGNRFWPALHAAGFTPRLLHPHEQAELLDFGLGITNVVARASARAAELSDDELRAGGQVLVEKVRRFRPAWVAVVGITAYRVAFGERRATVGPQDRRIEDTKVWVLPNPSGLNAHWTAGTLAAEFGQLRQVTMADGPSKSAFGDRRP, encoded by the coding sequence TTGACGGGAAACCGGCCCAGTGCGCAGGAGTTGGCCGCGGCGGAGGGGGCGAGGATTCCCGACGTCCTCTCGCCCGGTTTGCGGGTGTTGTTCTGCGGGATCAATCCGGGGTTGTGGTCGGGGGCCACGGGGTTCCATTTCGCGCGGCCGGGCAACAGGTTCTGGCCCGCGCTGCATGCCGCCGGGTTCACCCCGCGCCTGCTGCACCCGCACGAGCAGGCTGAGCTGCTGGATTTCGGGTTGGGCATCACCAACGTCGTGGCACGGGCCAGTGCGCGGGCCGCCGAGCTCTCCGATGACGAGTTGCGGGCCGGTGGGCAGGTATTGGTCGAGAAGGTGCGGCGGTTTCGGCCCGCGTGGGTTGCCGTGGTGGGGATCACGGCCTACCGGGTGGCCTTCGGTGAGCGCCGGGCGACGGTGGGGCCGCAGGACCGGCGGATCGAGGACACCAAAGTGTGGGTGCTGCCCAACCCCAGTGGGCTCAACGCGCATTGGACGGCGGGCACGCTGGCGGCGGAGTTCGGGCAGTTGCGGCAGGTCACGATGGCCGACGGGCCGTCGAAGTCCGCATTCGGCGACAGGCGCCCCTGA
- a CDS encoding s-methyl-5-thioribose-1-phosphate isomerase — translation MPPPAAHPGLPTLADSVRLAEDGVHLLDRRVFPFERRWVHARTVEEVAGAIEDMVTQSSGPYFAVLWGMVLAAREVADRDPDTARKHLRGAGERLIATRPTNDQPRKAVEWVMAAVAAGGDDVAAAALAGARAGDADYRQRSAAMGRAGAALLPEQPRILTHCWGDLYLVGLVEAALELGKHLSFVCTETRPYLQGARLTAETLAEMGVDTTVVTDGMPASLMRAGQIDALVTASDRVTMDGHVINKVGTLQLAVAAHAFGVPFHALCHAPDPASATGADVPIEFRDGDEVLHTLGRRSASERVRGLYPAFDVTDPRFVTTVVTDRGAFGPDRVHEYWNEEQGTAP, via the coding sequence ATGCCGCCACCTGCCGCGCATCCGGGGTTGCCGACGCTGGCCGACAGCGTGCGGCTGGCCGAGGACGGGGTGCACCTGCTGGATCGCCGTGTGTTCCCGTTCGAGCGCCGGTGGGTGCATGCCCGCACGGTCGAGGAGGTCGCCGGGGCGATCGAGGACATGGTGACCCAGTCCTCTGGGCCGTACTTCGCGGTGCTGTGGGGCATGGTGCTGGCCGCGCGCGAGGTCGCCGACCGGGATCCGGACACCGCTCGCAAGCACCTGCGGGGCGCCGGTGAGCGGTTGATCGCCACCCGGCCGACCAACGACCAGCCGCGCAAGGCCGTGGAGTGGGTCATGGCGGCGGTGGCCGCCGGCGGCGACGATGTGGCGGCGGCGGCACTGGCCGGCGCGCGGGCCGGGGATGCCGACTACCGGCAACGCAGCGCCGCGATGGGCCGCGCCGGTGCGGCGCTGCTTCCGGAGCAGCCACGAATCCTGACGCACTGCTGGGGGGATCTGTACCTGGTCGGGCTTGTCGAGGCGGCGTTGGAACTGGGCAAGCACTTGTCATTCGTGTGCACCGAGACCCGCCCGTACCTGCAGGGCGCGCGGTTGACCGCCGAGACGCTGGCGGAGATGGGCGTGGACACCACGGTGGTCACCGACGGCATGCCGGCGTCGTTGATGCGGGCGGGCCAGATCGATGCGCTGGTGACCGCCAGCGACCGGGTCACCATGGACGGTCACGTGATCAACAAGGTGGGCACGTTGCAGCTGGCGGTGGCCGCACACGCCTTCGGCGTGCCCTTCCACGCGTTGTGCCACGCCCCGGATCCCGCTTCGGCCACCGGCGCCGATGTGCCGATCGAGTTCCGTGACGGCGATGAGGTGCTGCACACCTTGGGGCGGCGCAGCGCAAGCGAGCGGGTGCGGGGCCTGTACCCGGCCTTCGACGTCACCGACCCGCGGTTCGTGACCACGGTGGTCACCGACCGGGGCGCGTTCGGGCCGGACCGGGTGCACGAGTACTGGAACGAGGAACAGGGGACGGCACCGTGA